In the genome of Neofelis nebulosa isolate mNeoNeb1 chromosome 8, mNeoNeb1.pri, whole genome shotgun sequence, one region contains:
- the SOX10 gene encoding transcription factor SOX-10 — MAEEQDLSEVELSPVGSEEPRCLSPGSAPSLGPDGGGGGGGGGGGGGSGLRASPGPGELGKVKKEQQDGEADDDKFPVCIREAVSQVLSGYDWTLVPMPVRVNGASKSKPHVKRPMNAFMVWAQAARRKLADQYPHLHNAELSKTLGKLWRLLNESDKRPFIEEAERLRMQHKKDHPDYKYQPRRRKNGKAAQGESECPGGEAEQGGAAAIQAHYKSAHLDHRHPGEGSPMSDGNPEHPSGQSHGPPTPPTTPKTELQSGKADPKRDGRSMGEGGKPHIDFGNVDIGEISHEVMSNMETFDVAELDQYLPPNGHPGHVGGYSAAGYGLGSALAVASGHSAWISKPPGVALPTVSPPGVDAKAQVKTETAGPQGPPHYTDQPSTSQIAYTSLSLPHYGSAFPSISRPQFDYSDHQPSGPYYGHSGQASGLYSAFSYMGPSQRPLYTAISDPSPSGPQSHSPTHWEQPVYTTLSRP, encoded by the exons ATGGCGGAGGAGCAGGACCTGTCCGAGGTGGAGCTGAGCCCCGTGGGCTCCGAGGAGCCCCGCTGCCTGTCCCCAGGGAGCGCGCCCTCGCTGGGGcccgacggcggcggcggcggcggcggcggcggtggcggcggcggatCGGGCCTGCGAGCCAGCCCGGGGCCCGGCGAGCTGGGCAAGGTCAAGAAGGAGCAGCAGGACGGCGAGGCGGACGATGACAAGTTCCCCGTGTGCATCCGCGAGGCGGTCAGCCAGGTGCTGAGCGGCTACGACTGGACGCTGGTGCCCATGCCCGTGCGCGTCAACGGCGCCAGCAAGAGCAAACCGCACGTCAAGCGGCCCATGAACGCCTTCATGGTGTGGGCGCAGGCGGCGCGCAGGAAGCTGGCCGACCAGTACCCGCACCTGCACAACGCGGAGCTCAGCAAGACGCTGGGCAAGCTGTGGAG GCTGCTGAACGAGAGTGACAAGCGCCCCTTCATTGAAGAAGCCGAGCGGCTCCGGATGCAGCACAAAAAGGACCACCCGGACTACAAGTACCAGCCCCGGAGGCGGAAGAATGGGAAGGCGGCCCAGGGGGAGTCAGAGTGTCCCGGCGGGGAGGCCGAGCAGGGTGGGGCCGCCGCCATCCAGGCCCATTACAAGAGCGCCCACCTGGACCACCGGCACCCGGGAGAGGGCTCCCCCATGTCAGACGGGAACCCTGAACACCCCTCAG gccAGAGCCATGGTCCACCCACCCCTCCGACCACCCCAAAGACAGAGCTGCAGTCGGGCAAGGCAGACCCCAAGCGGGATGGGCGCTCCATGGGGGAGGGCGGGAAGCCTCACATCGACTTCGGCAACGTGGACATCGGTGAGATCAGTCACGAGGTAATGTCCAACATGGAGACCTTTGATGTGGCCGAGTTGGACCAGTACCTGCCACCCAACGGGCACCCGGGCCACGTGGGCGGCTACTCGGCAGCCGGCTACGGGCTGGGCAGCGCCCTGGCTGTGGCCAGTGGACACTCCGCCTGGATCTCCAAGCCACCGGGTGTGGCTCTGCCCACGGTCTCGCCACCCGGTGTGGATGCCAAAGCCCAGGTGAAGACGGAGACCGCGGGGCCCCAGGGCCCCCCGCACTACACCGACCAGCCATCCACCTCGCAGATCGCCTACACCTCCCTCAGCCTGCCCCACTACGGCTCTGCCTTCCCCTCCATCTCCCGCCCCCAGTTTGACTACTCTGACCATCAGCCCTCAGGACCCTATTACGGCCATTCAGGCCAGGCCTCTGGCCTCTATTCGGCCTTCTCTTACATGGGGCCCTCGCAGCGGCCCCTCTACACGGCCATCTCTGACCCCAGCCCCTCAGGGCCCCAGTCCCACAGCCCCACGCACTGGGAGCAGCCAGTATACACGACGCTGTCCCGGCCTTAA
- the POLR2F gene encoding DNA-directed RNA polymerases I, II, and III subunit RPABC2 yields the protein MSDNEDNFDGDDFDDVEEDEGLGDLENAEEEGQENVEILPSGERPQANQKRITTPYMTKYERARVLGTRALQIAMCAPVMVELEGETDPLLIAMKELKARKIPIIIRRYLPDGSYEDWGVDELIITD from the exons TTTTGATGGTGACGACTTTGATGATGTGGAGGAGGATGAAGGGCTAGGTGACTTGGAGAATGCCGAGGAG GAGGGCCAGGAGAACGTCGAGATCCTCCCCTCTGGAGAGCGACCACAGGCCAACCAGAAGCGAATCACCACGCCGTATATGACCAAGTATGAGCGGGCCCGTGTGCTGGGCACCCGAGCCCTCCAGATCGC GATGTGTGCCCCTGTGATGGTGGAGCTGGAGGGGGAGACAGATCCCTTGCTCATCGCCATGAAAGAGCTCAA GGCCCGAAAGATCCCCATCATCATTCGCCGCTACCTGCCAGACGGGAGCTATGAAGACTGGGGGGTAGACGAGCTCATCATCACCGACTGA